A stretch of the Glycine soja cultivar W05 chromosome 13, ASM419377v2, whole genome shotgun sequence genome encodes the following:
- the LOC114381054 gene encoding uncharacterized protein LOC114381054 isoform X3 produces the protein MEPEGQKGTVNPSAMLASLLSRRAKLHEDLRSIEKQVYDMETSYLQDPGQCGNVLKGFEGFLSSSKNTALQKILQLDEMMVDQIMVLVVQKVEEFMLMDRVNQRKVEVGQEMPREQGLQVNKILIMKMILT, from the exons ATGGAACCGGAAG GGCAAAAGGGTACGGTGAACCCGTCGGCAATGTTAGCTTCTCTGCTTAGTAGGAGAGCCAAACTTCACGAAGATCTTCGCAGCATTGAAAAGCAG GTGTATGATATGGAGACAAGTTACTTACAGGATCCTGGACAGTGTGGTAATGTATTAAAAGGATTTGAAGGTTTCCTATCTTCATCGAAGAACACTGCACT GCAGAAGATCTTGCAGCTGGACGAGATG ATGGTAGACCAGATTATGGTCCTGGTCGTTCAAAAGGTGGAGGAATTTATGCTAATGGACA GGGTAAACCAAAGAAAGGTAGAGGTGGGGCAAGAGATGCCAAGAGAGCAAGGGCTTCAAGTGAACAAGATTTTGATTATGAAGATGATCCTGACCTGA
- the LOC114381054 gene encoding chromatin modification-related protein MEAF6-like isoform X2, whose translation MLASLLSRRAKLHEDLRSIEKQVYDMETSYLQDPGQCGNVLKGFEGFLSSSKNTALLKRSRKFQPEDRLFSLSSVTSPAAEDLAAGRDDGRPDYGPGRSKGGGIYANGQGKPKKGRGGARDAKRARASSEQDFDYEDDPDLTL comes from the exons ATGTTAGCTTCTCTGCTTAGTAGGAGAGCCAAACTTCACGAAGATCTTCGCAGCATTGAAAAGCAG GTGTATGATATGGAGACAAGTTACTTACAGGATCCTGGACAGTGTGGTAATGTATTAAAAGGATTTGAAGGTTTCCTATCTTCATCGAAGAACACTGCACT CCTGAAGAGGTCTAGAAAGTTTCAACCTGAAGATAGGCTCTTCTCATTATCTTCAGTGACCTCGCCAGCG GCAGAAGATCTTGCAGCTGGACGAGATG ATGGTAGACCAGATTATGGTCCTGGTCGTTCAAAAGGTGGAGGAATTTATGCTAATGGACA GGGTAAACCAAAGAAAGGTAGAGGTGGGGCAAGAGATGCCAAGAGAGCAAGGGCTTCAAGTGAACAAGATTTTGATTATGAAGATGATCCTGACCTGACCTTGTGA
- the LOC114381054 gene encoding chromatin modification-related protein MEAF6-like isoform X1: MEPEGQKGTVNPSAMLASLLSRRAKLHEDLRSIEKQVYDMETSYLQDPGQCGNVLKGFEGFLSSSKNTALLKRSRKFQPEDRLFSLSSVTSPAAEDLAAGRDDGRPDYGPGRSKGGGIYANGQGKPKKGRGGARDAKRARASSEQDFDYEDDPDLTL, translated from the exons ATGGAACCGGAAG GGCAAAAGGGTACGGTGAACCCGTCGGCAATGTTAGCTTCTCTGCTTAGTAGGAGAGCCAAACTTCACGAAGATCTTCGCAGCATTGAAAAGCAG GTGTATGATATGGAGACAAGTTACTTACAGGATCCTGGACAGTGTGGTAATGTATTAAAAGGATTTGAAGGTTTCCTATCTTCATCGAAGAACACTGCACT CCTGAAGAGGTCTAGAAAGTTTCAACCTGAAGATAGGCTCTTCTCATTATCTTCAGTGACCTCGCCAGCG GCAGAAGATCTTGCAGCTGGACGAGATG ATGGTAGACCAGATTATGGTCCTGGTCGTTCAAAAGGTGGAGGAATTTATGCTAATGGACA GGGTAAACCAAAGAAAGGTAGAGGTGGGGCAAGAGATGCCAAGAGAGCAAGGGCTTCAAGTGAACAAGATTTTGATTATGAAGATGATCCTGACCTGACCTTGTGA